A region from the Coffea eugenioides isolate CCC68of chromosome 9, Ceug_1.0, whole genome shotgun sequence genome encodes:
- the LOC113781951 gene encoding protein PELPK1-like, whose protein sequence is MASFDRASLVFAMLIAVSSMSSNCFQAEARRLLDTGLPEIPTLPKPEIPTLPKPELPTLPKPEIPTLPKPELPTVPKPEVPELPKPELPTVPKHEIPELPKPELPNVPKPEIPTLPKPELPTLPKPEVPKKPETTTP, encoded by the coding sequence ATGGCTAGTTTCGACCGTGCATCTCTTGTTTTCGCCATGCTTATTGCTGTATCATCCATGAGCAGCAACTGTTTCCAAGCTGAAGCGCGTCGCCTTCTTGATACAGGGTTGCCTGAGATTCCTACCTTGCCAAAGCCTGAGATACCAACACTGCCTAAACCTGAGCTGCCAACCCTGCCAAAGCCTGAGATTCCCACGCTGCCCAAACCCGAGCTGCCAACCGTTCCAAAGCCTGAGGTTCCAGAATTGCCAAAACCTGAGCTGCCAACCGTTCCAAAGCATGAGATTCCAGAATTGCCAAAACCTGAGCTGCCAAATGTGCCGAAGCCAGAGATTCCAACATTGCCTAAACCCGAGCTACCAACTTTGCCCAAGCCAGAGGTGCCTAAAAAGCCTGAGACCACCACTCCATGA
- the LOC113783198 gene encoding 3-epi-6-deoxocathasterone 23-monooxygenase CYP90C1-like — protein MGLYGKVFRTHILGKAIIVSTDPEVNKVVLQNQGNAFIPHYPKSISELLGKYSILHINGPLQKRLHALIGGFLRSPQFKAQITRDIEESVRHVFSSWMEKQDRRIYLQEESRKIAFEVMVKTLMSVGRGEDLNLLRREFEEYCKGLISLPIKLPGTRLYKSLKAKERMLKVVRSIIQQRKMAALEEKQGTNGLLNDVIDVLLRDAFESSSAAEEAQPRLPLDSIGENLIELMIPGEETVPTALTLAVKFLSDSPVVLARLLEENMELKRQKAKSGDEYYWTDYVSLPFTQNVRC, from the exons ATGGGCCT GTACGGGAAGGTGTTCAGAACACATATCTTGGGCAAAGCCATAATCGTGTCAACAGACCCCGAGGTGAACAAGGTTGTTCTGCAGAATCAAGGGAACGCTTTCATTCCTCATTATCCAAAATCCATCTCCGAACTGCTGGGCAAGTATTCGATATTGCACATTAATGGACCTCTGCAGAAAAGGTTGCATGCGCTCATCGGAGGCTTCCTGAGGTCACCCCAGTTCAAGGCTCAAATCACTCGAGACATAGAAGAATCCGTTCGACATGTCTTCTCATCCTGGATGGAAAAACAAGACCGACGAATTTACCTCCAAGAAGAAAGCAGGAAG ATTGCATTTGAAGTCATGGTAAAAACTTTGATGAGCGTCGGCCGGGGTGAAGATTTGAATTTGTTGAGAAGGGAATTTGAAGAATACTGCAAAGGCTTGATTTCTTTGCCCATTAAACTTCCTGGAACGAGGTTGTACAAATCTTTGAAG GCTAAAGAAAGGATGTTGAAGGTGGTGAGAAGCATAATACAGCAAAGAAAGATGGCTGCTTTGGAAGAAAAACAAGGAACGAATGGGTTGCTGAATGACGTAATTGATGTATTATTGCGCGACGCATTTGAATCATCATCAGCAGCAGAGGAGGCTCAGCCACGGCTGCCGTTGGATTCGATAGGTGAGAACCTCATAGAGTTGATGATCCCCGGTGAAGAGACTGTTCCGACGGCTCTGACGCTAGCAGTCAAGTTCTTAAGTGACAGCCCCGTCGTGCTAGCCCGATTGCTG GAGGAGAACATGGAACTGAAGCGGCAAAAGGCTAAGTCGGGTGATGAATATTATTGGACTGATTATGTCTCGCTCCCATTTACCCAGAATGTACGTTGCTGA